Proteins encoded together in one Pseudomonas sp. ADAK13 window:
- a CDS encoding autotransporter family protein translates to MKRKQFQKSLLALMVGAISSQALAVEFDLGQGKNIWVGETFNESLTINGTFSQVVVPTTTNPAGLGVANTTIQGSLINRADITLDSQGAAIRAIALDPLFWSGPQNLSPGTVTGDVVQAGNILMKNGGYEGLEIGATTIGGSVINSGTIRSTLPLTAPASPSYVDGGEGIYLHGTTIAGDVSNTGVIDLNGDYAIGLILDRQNNLGTTVGGKILNAGTLKATGEGAWGIEVETDTNPLRIENSGLLSANGNDAKTVMFLNGTVDYILNTGTLEATGTNANAFEFAGATFAQNSATGARGIVNRGTISADGTAIRVDAADQISAFEINQQAGEIRSNAGIAIDAANLATLNWTGGKIIGDVLNVNAVNIAGQADFTGSRIIAPVSVNSGSLNLSAPGTAITGNLNVASGAGIDMRLSDSVLPTTPYLSVNGGASFAQASTLTVSAKPGDFATTNNGTQYTLLQATSVQDNGLSVASSSSLLDVLSYSADAQTVKAVVAVKDNQQVQQALAGVGASATAATSVNTFKNGVLSRLSQDDPVFQSLANAGTAQQLAQIGEQLKPDVNRGALDVALSGQTVINGAILNRLTGQRENREAAGVWVQGLSSNMDQDGRGGDNGYSANSSGMAVGADGRLNDTTILGVAYSYLNSNIHSDLGNKTEVQGNALSLYGNWSLQNWFVDGSLSYGHNDNDSKRHVAGTTAKGSYGSDVLSASVLGGYTFKLSDAVLIEPRVAARYSSVRMDGFNEKGSSAALSTGSQRYEVGELGAGLRLAGNLPLSTGSLQPEATLMAYHDLMGDRVAQTSSFVQGGSAFTVTGASVARDSYEASVGLNYQVSALTVGASYTRQARSGFDADGVMLKARYAF, encoded by the coding sequence GGCGCCGCCATCCGAGCGATTGCCCTGGACCCGCTGTTCTGGTCGGGCCCGCAAAATCTGAGCCCGGGAACTGTCACCGGGGACGTGGTTCAGGCGGGCAACATTCTTATGAAAAATGGGGGTTACGAGGGGCTTGAGATCGGCGCGACGACTATCGGCGGAAGTGTCATCAACTCCGGCACCATCCGTTCCACACTGCCCCTGACGGCGCCGGCTTCACCCTCCTACGTGGATGGCGGTGAAGGCATTTACCTGCATGGCACCACCATCGCCGGCGACGTCTCCAACACCGGCGTAATCGACTTGAACGGTGATTACGCCATCGGCCTGATCCTCGACCGCCAGAACAATCTGGGCACCACCGTCGGCGGCAAAATCCTCAACGCCGGCACGCTCAAGGCAACAGGCGAAGGCGCCTGGGGTATCGAGGTTGAAACTGACACCAACCCTCTGCGCATCGAAAACAGTGGGCTGCTTTCTGCCAACGGCAATGACGCCAAGACGGTGATGTTTCTAAACGGTACGGTCGACTACATCCTCAACACCGGCACCCTTGAGGCCACGGGTACCAACGCCAATGCCTTCGAGTTTGCCGGGGCAACCTTTGCCCAGAACAGCGCAACCGGCGCGCGCGGCATCGTTAACCGCGGCACGATCAGCGCCGATGGCACAGCCATTCGCGTGGACGCTGCCGATCAGATTTCGGCGTTTGAGATCAACCAGCAAGCCGGTGAGATCCGCAGTAACGCCGGCATCGCCATCGACGCGGCAAACCTGGCCACCCTGAACTGGACCGGCGGGAAGATCATCGGCGACGTACTCAACGTCAACGCCGTGAATATCGCTGGCCAGGCAGATTTCACCGGCAGCCGCATCATCGCGCCGGTATCGGTCAACTCAGGCTCGCTGAATCTCTCCGCACCCGGCACTGCGATCACCGGCAACCTCAATGTCGCCAGCGGCGCGGGTATCGACATGCGCCTGTCCGACAGCGTGTTGCCGACCACGCCGTACCTGAGTGTTAACGGTGGCGCCAGTTTTGCCCAGGCCTCGACGTTGACCGTGAGCGCCAAACCTGGCGACTTCGCCACGACCAACAACGGCACGCAGTACACCTTGCTGCAAGCCACCAGCGTGCAAGACAACGGCCTGTCTGTTGCCAGCTCGTCATCGCTGCTGGATGTGCTCAGCTACTCGGCCGACGCGCAAACCGTCAAGGCGGTGGTGGCGGTCAAGGACAACCAGCAAGTGCAGCAAGCGCTGGCTGGCGTGGGCGCCAGCGCAACGGCAGCTACATCAGTGAACACTTTCAAGAACGGCGTACTGAGCCGTCTCAGCCAGGACGACCCGGTATTCCAGTCCCTGGCCAACGCCGGCACCGCACAGCAACTGGCGCAGATCGGTGAGCAGCTAAAGCCGGACGTCAACCGTGGCGCGCTGGATGTGGCACTGTCGGGTCAGACCGTGATCAACGGCGCGATCCTCAACCGCCTCACCGGCCAGCGCGAAAATCGCGAAGCCGCTGGCGTGTGGGTGCAAGGCCTGAGCAGCAACATGGACCAGGACGGCCGTGGCGGTGACAACGGTTACTCGGCCAACAGCAGCGGCATGGCAGTGGGGGCGGACGGTCGGTTGAACGACACCACGATCCTCGGCGTGGCCTACAGCTACCTCAATTCCAATATCCATTCCGACTTGGGCAACAAGACGGAAGTGCAGGGTAACGCGCTGTCGTTGTACGGCAACTGGTCGCTGCAGAACTGGTTCGTCGATGGCAGCCTGAGCTACGGCCATAACGACAACGACAGCAAGCGCCATGTAGCAGGCACCACGGCCAAGGGCAGCTACGGCAGCGATGTGCTGTCGGCAAGCGTGCTCGGTGGCTACACCTTCAAACTCTCGGATGCCGTGTTGATCGAGCCGCGGGTGGCAGCCCGTTATTCCAGCGTGCGCATGGACGGTTTCAACGAGAAGGGTTCTTCTGCGGCGCTGAGCACCGGTTCACAGCGTTATGAAGTGGGCGAGTTGGGTGCAGGCCTGCGCCTGGCGGGCAACTTGCCGTTGTCCACCGGCAGCCTGCAACCGGAGGCCACCTTGATGGCCTACCACGACCTGATGGGCGACCGTGTGGCGCAGACGTCCAGCTTCGTGCAGGGCGGCTCGGCGTTCACCGTCACCGGTGCTTCCGTGGCCCGCGACAGCTACGAAGCCAGTGTGGGCCTGAACTACCAAGTGTCGGCGTTGACCGTGGGTGCCAGTTACACCCGCCAGGCGCGCAGCGGGTTTGATGCCGATGGCGTCATGCTCAAGGCGCGGTACGCGTTTTAA